From Danio rerio strain Tuebingen ecotype United States chromosome 2, GRCz12tu, whole genome shotgun sequence:
tccattttaaagACTAAGAGAGGATTGGCTTTTATTGCATGAGATTTTGTATAAGATCAGCTTGCTAATAATGCATTTCAAGGCAAAGTTTGAGAGAAAATAAAGCCTTTTGCAGGTaatataatagaaataaataaaccattaatCAAAAACAGTTCTATTAGTCCCTCCCATGCATGTCCCTATCCTTCTATACCTCCATCTTATGCTTTAATAGCATATTTACCCTCTTTTTTTATAGCACTGAATCCTTATCTACTAAACCTTGCAAACAACCTCCACCCTCTCTCTGTGTCCTTGCTCTCCCACTGTTCTGtctttccctctctttctctttttttccttatTTTCCCATTTGCGTAGGGCTGACCAAAGATGGCAGCAAAGAAAACTCAGACTCCCTTGAGGAAGTTCTCGATATTTTAGCCGAAGAGGGCACTGATTGGTTTCAAGGTTTCTTCACCTTCCTTTATGACGTTATGAATCCTTTCGAAACGCTAGAGGATGAAGAAACCGAGGCAGCAGCGGAGGACGTTGCTAGCGCGTCACAGACTGAAGGGGTTCAGGGCCAAAAGACATGCGTTATTTTAGGCCTTCAAAATCAGTAGTCACGTTTTTTACCGCGATTGTGACAGAAGCACTTTATTAGAGGAAGGACTTGATTCTGTTCCTAACACTTGAAGAAATCCGCTGTTGGGAAGATCGCCAACAGTCACTTTGGGACCTGCGAACTCTCGAGAAGATGATGTCATTATGAACATTTTGTAAATATTGGACTTGGCTGTTTCCAGTTACTAATCTTTTGACCTTAGCTGCTGTAAGTTTCACCTTTGCCGCATGCATAAGTTCCCTTATATCATAAACGGCAGTATGTACTTCTGTTTGAGCCTTGCAATTTAACACTGTACATGTGACTGCTTatgattatcatttttattttgtttttagtttattttgagaAGCTTTTATTGCACAACAATTGCATTTTGGGGTGATCTGCATCCTCAGCAACTCAGTGGAGATACATCTATTTGGTTTTTCTGTTTACTATTTTGGTATAGCTTAGTAATACAGAGAACAGACAGATTTAAAATTATGTTGctaagtttattttttctcatGCGACTTGCCTTTGCTTTCTTTCATCAGAGGGTGTTTTCACCTGGTATTAACAGACTTTTTCAGGTATCTGATCGCATATAATCATCTGAGACGCATTACGGTTTTCACCTGGTATTAATGAGTTCTAATGTTGTGACGACTTGTGTTTAGTCTTTCCCCTCTTATTTCGCCACGCTCTGCATCACTTTGGCAGGACCATAATCCATGTGTTGTAATACAATTTAGTGATGTATGAATGCTTTTGGTGCTTTTTCTAACAATATATCCTGACATGATTGTGTTAAGTCAATTAGAAGAGAGTTTGTGGCTGTTCAATCACGTTGAGGGGTTGTTTACACATAATTTCAGCCAAAAGCTGGAAAGTTTTTATAAGTATTGCCTGTCCGTTTTGTGGATGTTCAGTGTAAACACCTGAAAACAAGTCTTTGAGAAAGTATGCATTGTATGTCTGTAGAGGAGTGTAGATTTAATGCAAGCGCAAACACACGTACACAATAATGGCAAAGTATGTGGTAGTGTTGTTGCTAAggtactttttttactttttactttactttttgtaATTCATTAAAATCAAAATAGTGTCTTACGGCGCATGGTAAATTATACACACGAGTGCCAAGCTGCCAGTGAAATTACTTCGCTTCTtaatactggcctggcatgccATATATTTTGTTACACCGTTGTTGtgtaaatattattgttaaaatttGCGCTACAAAAACAATACGATAAAATGTTTTTCAACTACCTCTGGAAGTGGTCGAAAAAGGAAAagctaataattatataaaccaTATTTGCACTTCTATTTGGCATTGTACAGTTGCAATTGATTTTAATACCAGGTGAAAAGGGGGTCAAAGATGTAGAGAACATTGATAGGCTTAAATATTCAGTATAAGTGTATCTCAACTTTCATGCTGTATTACCTCAATTAGCAAAGAAGACTGGAAACTTTTACTATAGACTTAACTATTTAACTGCACGTGTGTTTAAGAAGTTAAGAATAAGTTCTCTCAAGTGGCTCTGTGTAGGAACGGGTCCTGAACCCCAGCATTCTGTCACTGTCAACAATCAGTTCCTACCTGCCAACATGCAAGTAGTGTCAGACAAGTACTTGAGAGGGCTACGAGCATTAATAAATGATCACAAGTGCAATACCTACCTACCTAGTCATTTACAAAATACCAATTCAGTATTTATTCTAGTGCTTAGAATCTAGGCATGAGCCGGTAAAAGATTCTGGTcatatgataaccttagataaaactATCAGGGTTACCCTAAAATAcgatctttttaaatgtctgggtaaaaaaacaaaaaacttttttccccgtttgaatttattacattttattttgagaaacatttaagatattttggaacagtaaacatgtcaggctaaacaatTAGCTTCCGTTTTTGGCGGTTTTacaaccttgacttttctaaaccgtggtataccttgaacacggttCTTGACCAATGTCTAGTAGAATCACATTTTGATAGTTAGaaatattacttttttctttCGTTCTTATTTAAGCACAGTTTCAGTGTTTGTTTTGGAAAATTAGCAATTCGGATTACTTGCTTTAATTATTTTGCCATTGTTGTcatgttttacttttattgtgGTGTTTGGATTTtatatttgtgttgatatgattGAGACTACTCAAATGCTGTATAAATATAGCCACTAAGAGAAGGTGATGTGAACTGTGACGACATGCATTTAGGTTACAAAGATTTTTCTACTAGAAAACAAATCTTTTGTTGCGGTGCGTTGTgcacaattaataaaacaatagattCAGGTCAGATGTGGGTAAATAGACCATGTTTTTGACATCTGGGGTGTCAAAGACGTGTATAAAGAAGACCTCAAAGGCAGGACCTGCATGATGCAATTGTTTTAAATGGCAGCCACTGACTTTAATTTGTCTCTCTCATTTACGTTAGATGAAAATTCTAAAGAAGTTTCCAAGAGGAAAGGAGGTATTTTGCACACTTGGTTTGAGTGCATGCAGCAGACTAGCCTCTAGTGTGGTTTGGGATTTTGAAAGGTTATCGGAGTTTACTTGACTGACATGTTTTTATTTGCATGGCTGAGCTGACATCAGATAGTTTTAACTACAAACTATATTTCTGTTTAACCAAGGAGTGTTTAACAATGAGACCTCTTGTAGTTAATATGTATAAGCTTGCATGGACTATTATGACTTGACAGAGCTACATGCCCATGTAAGACGTGTGTATACTTTCTCCAGGCTGTTTGCAAACATTATAAATGAACTGTGAATTTGTCATGAACATACCCTGAATACATAATCTTCTAACGTAAtatgtagaccagtggttctcaatttgGCAGATAAGTATTTGAGTGACTAGAGGATAAATTATATTAGGTTTCGGTTTATTTATATGACGATATAGATTAACTTTCCCTCAAAAAAATTCTGGaattaaaaaaagtataaactGGCCTGGGCATTTCTAAAGAAGCGAAATCTCATTCTTTATGCGCTGCATTTAAGAACTTCCTTGTTCAAAAGCAATGACCTACTGTGCCTGTTTGGGGTACAATTAAATGTGGGTCAAATGCCAGACAAGAAGCACTAGGTCAAATTGCATTGTGCTGTGCCatgtatttgaaatataaacacaatattttGTGGATTGGGTTTCTGTAGTTTTCATAAGGgtaagtttaatttatttttttcttatttttttaaagaccttcAAGTATCTTCTTGATCTAAATATTTGATACAATTTTTGTAATATCGGTTCAAATCTTTAGCTGTTTAATATTCTCCTGAAGTATGTTTAATCAAATCAAGTTTATGCTTTCAAAACTGCTTTACAGTGATGCTAAGTGCAACAAAATTGCAGCATGTCTCTAGTTTACATTAGTCTTCATACAAAGCTGCTAGATAGCGCCTTTAAGTTGTGCAGTGCATGTGTCACAGGATTCAAAAGTGGAAGTCATCAACTTTGGAATTGGTAGCGGTTTCATGACGCACACATGACATGACTACACatcattaggggtgtaacgatacacaaaaggcacggttcggttcacggttttggagccacggttcggttcggtacggttcggtttctgtttgctgtggggttagggttgatgtcatgttaacagcaatgctaagggacaattcacttaataacaagaacatcttaactttttctttattaactttgtcatcacatttttagtacagtcaggatacccgagtaaacaactagaattaaataaatacctccaatatagaccagtcagaaaaaaactattctctttagtgcagccatcttaactaagtaaactaaaattaaataaataactgcagtgtagactagtgaaagatcttcttcaaaaacaccataatatccacattctccgatgagaggcttgatctctgtgcagacacagacgctcatttttgattatatggtttcatttagataaataggtttccgtttaaattaataaaaaatatacatatactgtgtttgtaaagtgttttttcatgacatattcaccagtaaaatacattgcggttgtgtctgaaactaatgttagggttgtagccggcagtatgtttgcctcccgatctctctctctctcccgctccctctatgccggtcatttatgcactgtaggtccgccttcacgacagctgctgcctgtcatttctgtaggtccgcctttttgacagctgattggtcaggagaccgatctatcatcattttgcttaactttcgtttgggtaaaattattttgcattacttttgcccactttaagaaattttgtgaggtttgtacatttttatttcaattgatttgtatattattttttacctcCGCTCCTTCCCGACAATATAGCTGCTCAatctcctcaagttcagtcttagtgtaaggtggatagggaaaatgtcatacgatttccattttgcaaacacgtagaaaatgtattgttaaagacatcaggtaagaggtgaaggtcacctttgtttattttattcagtatagggaagaatgcggcgcacggcgctgaagatctttttttcttttcatcagttttagcgaggtaagaggggttattcatgagttagaattgttttattatatttatttattttgtttgtcttcactatcacccccttgcttgagtttaactaatttttgtttgatacttttgtttgaatttgttactttattatattatttttattagtgtaaatatttctcttttttgtatatttgggcattattctagttttacttttgtacattaaatcacttttgttggcagttctgttgcttacaACCGCACATTGGGAAATTaccacaatttttaaatgtttttccttacaagtaagtttcgtgaaacagttgagacagacaggcgtacgctttgtctacgacacaaattctattcctgtactcaactggaaaaccaaaatgtttccacacagatgacttaaatgtgtctgggggatctgcaatctcagtactatgtaaagcagccatcctgcgtccagtagtaacgagtgtgatgcttactcgagtcacatgacataacatgcactaaaatactaactttagaatataatatttagaacaaatcctcatcattactaaaacaatttaatcaaatgatattaaagatgtgtttaaattggttcaattagttagagacaagtgacgtcaacctcaacaatgggcagcacggggcgtgagagtaccgcggtacgccacgagagtttcgcgatacgtatcgtggttggtgtatcgcgatatttcggttcggttttaatatcgttacacccctacacaTCATTATTGTGCTAAATACATAGTGCATCCTTCACATGTATGAAAATGGGGAAATATAACAAATGAATTGAGTACTGCTCATTATTAAGCATAGTGTACACTGAAGGTGCcactagctacgtttccatccacctatttttatgcgcattttggatatgcgcataaaaaaaacattcattagaaatgccaagatgcgcatagattttaaaaatgtgcataaaaaacgtatgtgcataactaagtaggataaaccttttattcgatgagaaaagatgtgcataaactacgatggaaacatttTTACCAATCAAATCCCAggatgcgcattaaaaaaaagtcaactgaatttgttttaagagatcatgtgatagttaaaatgtgtgcgaatggacaatccagcaggctgagcacattgtaaagagctgaaatgttgttttggtcattctaataCGCCATAAccattttagtattagtgttattattttattaatgatctCTAGAATAAAGAATGTCTGTGCTCCGTGTTTCATGCCTTCAAACGTCTCTGCGCATTCACTGCACATCAAGATTGCCttttgaggcgcaagtcatttattaaataaagaaaagattcatgcaagtttagtttttattgtttatatttggtgcaagttaatcaggaagtgactattttgttctctttgactaattagatggaaatgctgctttattcgcacgtcttttatgcagcaatccagttttgcgcagttaattcgcattttggatgaaaacatagctactgatgatgatgatgatgatcctcaCTGTAGAAGTTACCCTTATGCTACACTTTAAAATGCACaagtaaaataattttcataaaaataatGCCATGATGATGTGAATTTAAGACTAGCAACTTttagtttaaaacctttttaagccTCTTTGAACTACTTAGCTGATTATATTCTGATTAAAAACTAAGGAATACTCCATCAGCGCAGTTAAAGGAACCTCATCAAATTGAACAAAGTCACATAAATCATCCAGCTGGCTAAATACAACTGTCAATtgtagctgatttttttttttttttttaaagtttattaagaATCACAGTTTGTGTTAAActtttatataaaaacaacaacaacatagtaaATTAGCTTTTTCATAATATCTACAAACACAATAGTCAACATTTTAAAGTGGATCACCACCATTCATCATAGTTGtcataaaactattgaacaacaatTGTCCAAGGAcagttttgaaaaacatttttgatttacTTTGATTGTTGACTACTTTACATTAGCCTTCAAAAACAGGACAATAAGGGGAGACTTTGACTTGAATAAGTTGAGAACTGCTGGTGTGGAGGATATCCCAACAAACTGCTGATGACATTCTGATGTAAACTGATTTACATCATTCCAACTAATTGCGTTGTGGTTTgaggtgtgtgtgcgcatgtatgtgGTGTTCGAAATTCAGTTACCATTATTACATCATCAAACAAAGTTTCTCCCCAGAGCTTTCCCACGCCAAAGATGTTGGTTTGAAGCTAAGGGAAGCTCTGAAACAACAGCTCACCATCATCCATGAAAGAGTGGAGGCCAGGAAAATAGCTAAATTGGCACTAGCGGAAGTCAGAAACATCTTAGccaaagaagaggaagagaggaccTTAAACCGCATCAGAGAGGAGTCTGAAGCCAAAGCTTGGGAGAGAGCTGAAGCTCGGCTGAAAGAGGAAGGAGAGAGAATAGAGAAAGAGGATGTGGAAAAGGCCATGGAAAGAATTAGAAAGGAGAAAGAGGAAAGAGAGAAAATGGCAGAAAGCGAAGAGGCAAAGAAGACTAAAAAAGTGGAAAATGATGAGGTGAAAGAAAAGCCAGAGCTTGAAAAGAAATCCATGGAGAAACCTGTCAATGAaaatgatgatggtggtggtaaAAAAGCTGAGAAAGATGGAAAAGGTAAAGAATCCAAGAAGGCTGCAGCTAAAAAGAAACAGTAGAGAGCTAAACGCCAGATCATTTTGTCTTTGTGTAAAACTGGTTGGTCTCAGTGCAGTCTTCTGAGACTTATTGAAGTCTAGACCTGTGAGAGATGATCAGTGAGGTGAAAATGAATCAAATCATTGGGTTAATAATAGCGGAATCACAACAAGGTGCTAAATGCTGATTAGCATTTTTAATTTatcttaaaatattttggtttgAGGGTTGGATCTTGGTTTGCTCTTGAAAGtagtatgtaaagtgtaagattTCATGTttcttattttgttcatttactaGTGTTGCTTTACTAAAGGAGAATATTCTTGTGTTATCAATAAACCATGTATCCCTGGGTTTGTTTTTATTAGTGCTTTTGAGTGTCTTTTCTTTGTTGATTGATTATAAGATCATATTTACAGTCTTTCTTTCCCACAAGAATGCTTGTCTCTCTTCTAATACTCTATAAAGTCTTCTATAAATATTCCCTTTTCCTCTCGTGTGTTTCCCTCTTGGTCTGTTTCAAATTTCAAACACATTCCTTTGTGTCTGTAAGACAAGGGATAGAAAAGAAATCTTCAGTGCAAAAGTAAACCAAATGTCATCAGCTTGTTAATTATTACACTATTTAGTGTAAAAGCTCTCTAGTCCACTTCATAGAGCATTGTGCTCGTTTTATGTGATTTGTGTTCTACACTACCTCATGAATGCACATGCACATGTAAAACCCTCAGGACTGAAAGATAAGCTCACCGTTGAGACCAGAGAAACTGTCCAGTCTGCCACCCCTGAACCTGTGGAAGAAGGTAAAGTAGAATTATACACGGGAGCTTTCTTCAATGAATGTATTCATACTGATTTTATTATACAAAGATATGTATGCATAAGGAActgatttataatattaatagacATTGAAAAAgtagcaaaaaaatattttatttgactgcAAGGGAGATGGATTATCTTGCAGGGCTTATAAAATATTAACTGGGTTTAAAAGACAGTGATGTGCTAATGGATAATTTGTGTATAATATCGAAATTATTCTGATTGACGCATGAACGCTTTTGTACCTGAGGCCAGTTATAAACGAGTCTTGCCAGTTCTTGTGTAACATGGCGAGAGAAATTGCATAGACCTGTTATGAATAGCAGACatgtatgactgaacttgtatgaatgcCTTACTAAATAATCATCATTCTTTCAATCCTGAAAAGCAAAAGCTGTTTTCTTCAAGCTTAATAGTTTTGTTTCTTAATCAGCTCTAGATGCTATTGTGGAAGAAGAGATTCAAGCCTACGAAGCTGAAGAAGCAGCTCAGTCACCACCAGGTACAGTCTTTGTGATGTCATTTGAAATGACGATCTGTAATAGTTGCTATTTGTTGGCTCATAAGTGTATTGATGTATTCCTAAATAAACATGCATCATTTCATATGCTATTGCTCAGGGGTGTTCAAATCCggttctggagggctggtgtcctgctgagttttagctccaactcgctTCAGCACAATTaactggaagtttctagtatatctagtaagagctttatttgctggttcaggtgtttttaattggggttggaactaaactcttcgggcttccatactatataggaGACTGAAATAGTATgcaagccaagtagtatgtccgaattcacagaattcgaaaaacagtatgcgagaagtacctggatgacctactaaTTCCAGCAAGATTCTaaatgaatgggagtgaagcgatgcaactgatgcaggtaggtcacacaaggatgacaaaatggcggatgtagtacatcagAGTTTCATTTATGCTactgacattcatactgtattgTACACACTTTTCTAATGGgagagtagtacatttaaattcaaatgcagtacctactgagtagtaggcgatttcggactCAGCCCAGGACAGTTGCctttcaggactgagtttggacacccctgctataacTAGATCTAACCACTACATGGCCACAAGTTCTAGCCACATCTCCCCACCAATTACATTAAATATGAGGGGCTTTCGCACAGGAGGATCTTTTTCACAGTTCCCATACCTACCGTGttaaaatagcagtttttttttccacaccACAGGAACTGTGAACAATTTTATTTCTAGAAATGCTCTTGGGGagaactgaattattattttttcaatagcAGGGTCTAATCCAGCACTATATGAACTACAGTGATGTAAGTGTATAATGATTTGTCAAAACAACAGCAAAGTGTTTTGATGTATTATTTACATTTCCTTTGTCTGTTAAGCCaggtcatctttatttctgtatagctttttacagtattgtcaaagccacaagaaaaaaaaaaagccagtaaAAAGCCATAACATTATGTCAGGTTATAGGATGTGTTCAGCATATCAAACAGGCAGCAGTAGTTGTAGTAGTGGTAGAATGTTAGGGTAGTTAAAGTTATATCAAAACTGATTCAGTTTGGCTTGAAAGAACTGTCAGTGTTGAAAGACGATCCACTGAAGAGCAGCTCCACCGACCCCAGTCAAGCTTGTCTGTAATGTTGTGGTTTTCTCACCTCAATAAAATGTAACACAACGAGTTTTTATAGGCAAATACGTTCTAAGTAAGTCACATAACTTGCACAGCTACGTTCATTCTCCATTACCACGAAATGCTCAATAAAAACTGCCTGAGTTCAGGGAATCCTTTATCTTCCAGTGGTTATTTTGAATGGTGTGCTTTATCACTGTTGTCtagttcagtgtttctcaaccacgttcctataACCATCAACACTGCACGTTTTGGatatctcctttgtctgtcacacctatTACAGGACTTTCAGTCTCTACTAagaagctgatgatctgaatcaggtgggTTTGGTTAAGGACacctggaaaatgtgcagagctggcgGTCTTCCAGGAACGTGTTAGAGAAACACTGGTCAAGTTTATGTCTCAAAGTGTTcttgatttacatttacatttagtcagttagcagacgcttttatccaaagcgacttacaaatgaggacaaggaagcaatttacacaactataagagcaacgatgaataagtgctataggcaagtttcaggtatgtaaagtctaagaaggaaagcattagtaatggaattattatttttttgagtacagttagtggtagaACCAGAGAAGcgattgcagattaggaagtgaagtggagactaaatagttgagtttttagtcgtttcttgaaaacagcgagtgactctgcatccattctgatgcagttagagTTCATTCcgccaactgggcagattaaatgagagagttcaggaaagtgagttcttccctctttgggatggaaccacgaggtgatgttcattcactgaacgcaagtttctgggagcgcacataaatctgcagaagtaagAGCAGGTAAGGAgcagcaaagccagaggtcgctttgtaggcaaacatcagagctttcaatttgatgcgagcagcaactggcagccagtgcaaatggatgagcagcggagtgacatgtgctcttttaggttaaaaaaagaccactcgtgctgctgcgctctggagcagctgaagacacttgatagagttagctggaagccccgctagtaaacagttgcagtaatccagtctggagagaacaagagcttgaacaaggagttgagctgcatgttcagataagtaGGGTTAGacttttctgatgttatagagtgcgaatctgtacgatcgagcagttctagaaatgtggtcagacgtttagttgccccatccatctggattgaaaagttatggtgtagagtcgggttggcaaggttaagctgaagatgatgatctttcatccaatATGAAATGTCctacaggcaggctgagatgcgagatGGTACCGAGGGATCATCATTAATGACGATGTGAATGCAACAAAGAAAATGGTGTCATGTAAATTGGCTTTCagggattgaaatctggtgaccaGTTTCAATGACAATTCCTGTAATTAGTCTGTAAAGGGGACCATATTTGCATCTACCCATAGTAGCACATTACATAGTTTAATAGATATTGCTAAACATATG
This genomic window contains:
- the asph gene encoding aspartyl/asparaginyl beta-hydroxylase isoform X9; the protein is MGEPNAEVKVVNEEAEAKPQQAHKNGKKAEVGGGTSFFTWFMVLALLGVWTSVAVVYFDLVDYQGVIGKLVSYDADGDGDFDVEDAKVLLDENSKEVSKRKGELSHAKDVGLKLREALKQQLTIIHERVEARKIAKLALAEVRNILAKEEEERTLNRIREESEAKAWERAEARLKEEGERIEKEDVEKAMERIRKEKEEREKMAESEEAKKTKKVENDEVKEKPELEKKSMEKPVNENDDGGGKKAEKDGKGKESKKAAAKKKQ
- the asph gene encoding aspartyl/asparaginyl beta-hydroxylase isoform X10, with product MAKKNVKGPVKKEAKPQQAHKNGKKAEVGGGTSFFTWFMVLALLGVWTSVAVVYFDLVDYQGVIGKLVSYDADGDGDFDVEDAKVLLDENSKEVSKRKGELSHAKDVGLKLREALKQQLTIIHERVEARKIAKLALAEVRNILAKEEEERTLNRIREESEAKAWERAEARLKEEGERIEKEDVEKAMERIRKEKEEREKMAESEEAKKTKKVENDEVKEKPELEKKSMEKPVNENDDGGGKKAEKDGKGKESKKAAAKKKQ
- the asph gene encoding aspartyl/asparaginyl beta-hydroxylase isoform X8; amino-acid sequence: MGEPNAEVKVVNEEAEAKPQQAHKNGKKAEVGGGTSFFTWFMVLALLGVWTSVAVVYFDLVDYQGVIAKAKDLRYNLSEVLQGKLVSYDADGDGDFDVEDAKVLLDENSKEVSKRKGELSHAKDVGLKLREALKQQLTIIHERVEARKIAKLALAEVRNILAKEEEERTLNRIREESEAKAWERAEARLKEEGERIEKEDVEKAMERIRKEKEEREKMAESEEAKKTKKVENDEVKEKPELEKKSMEKPVNENDDGGGKKAEKDGKGKESKKAAAKKKQ